The Nitrospirota bacterium genome has a segment encoding these proteins:
- the topA gene encoding type I DNA topoisomerase produces MAKPLIIVESPAKARTITKYLGKAYNVMASVGHVRDLPTSKLGVDIENDFTPHYITIKGKGKILTEIKKAAGSASKVFLGPDPDREGEAIAWHIAEELRDKDDSIYRVMFHEITEKAIKEALSNPGRIDTNKVNAQQARRILDRIVGYKLSPLLWEKVRRGLSAGRVQSVAVRLICDLEKEISQFVSEEYWSLTATLEGKVPPPFKTRLIKYRGEDIRISDQQEAERIKGILSGSDYIVKTIDRKERKKNPQPPFTTSKLQQEAARKLRFTAKKTMLIAQKLYEGMEIGSEGPVGLITYMRTDSVRISADAQGEARKYIKESFGGDYLPAKGIEYKNKKGIQDAHEAIRPTSVFRAPEEIKEYVDKDTYNLYRLIWNRFVACQMNPALLDITAIDIQAGDYLLRATGSVIKFPGFMKLYEEGLDDAAQAQEGEEGDLLPSVAEGERLNLLLIEPKQHFTQPPARYTEASLIKILEEKGIGRPSTYAAILSTIQDRKYVEKKEGRFHPTDLGVLVNDMLVEHFPELIDVMFTAKMEDELDEIEEGHYEWRQAVGDFYRPFDQHLEKARKEMRNVKVEETPTDIKCEKCGNVMVIKWGKLGHFLACSGYPECKNTMNFKKGDDGTIEAMKEETTGENCPQCGSPMVIKSGRFGRFFACSNYPECKTTRPITTGIACPQEGCGGELTEKRSKRGKVFYSCTKYPSCKFAMWDKPVPRQCPQCGAPFLAEKFSRGSSKIYCIKKECGYKEE; encoded by the coding sequence ATGGCAAAACCGTTAATCATCGTAGAATCCCCGGCAAAGGCGAGGACAATTACAAAGTATCTTGGCAAAGCCTACAATGTAATGGCCTCGGTTGGTCATGTCAGGGACCTCCCAACGAGCAAACTGGGGGTAGACATAGAAAATGATTTTACACCCCATTATATAACTATAAAAGGAAAGGGCAAGATACTCACAGAGATAAAAAAGGCCGCAGGATCTGCCTCCAAAGTCTTCCTTGGCCCTGACCCTGACCGTGAGGGTGAGGCTATTGCGTGGCATATAGCTGAAGAGCTTCGTGATAAAGACGATAGTATCTACCGTGTAATGTTTCATGAAATAACGGAAAAGGCAATCAAAGAGGCGCTCAGCAATCCAGGCAGGATTGACACAAATAAGGTTAATGCCCAGCAGGCACGCCGCATACTGGACCGCATAGTCGGTTACAAGCTAAGCCCACTATTGTGGGAAAAGGTGCGCCGCGGGCTCAGCGCAGGACGGGTCCAGTCAGTGGCAGTACGCCTGATATGCGACCTTGAGAAGGAGATAAGTCAGTTTGTATCTGAAGAATACTGGTCTCTTACTGCAACATTAGAGGGAAAAGTCCCGCCGCCTTTTAAAACACGATTAATCAAGTACCGCGGTGAAGATATCAGGATATCTGACCAGCAGGAGGCCGAACGCATCAAGGGCATTCTTTCAGGCAGTGACTACATCGTCAAAACGATTGACAGGAAGGAAAGGAAAAAGAACCCGCAGCCGCCATTTACAACAAGCAAGCTCCAGCAGGAAGCTGCCAGAAAATTAAGATTTACTGCCAAGAAAACAATGCTGATTGCCCAGAAATTGTATGAGGGTATGGAAATAGGTTCAGAGGGGCCTGTCGGACTAATAACATACATGAGAACAGACTCCGTCCGCATATCTGCTGATGCACAGGGTGAGGCGCGCAAATACATAAAAGAGAGTTTTGGCGGTGACTACCTGCCTGCTAAAGGAATTGAATATAAAAATAAGAAAGGGATTCAGGACGCACACGAGGCAATAAGGCCTACATCCGTATTTCGGGCCCCTGAAGAGATCAAAGAGTATGTTGATAAGGATACTTATAACCTCTACAGGCTCATATGGAACAGATTTGTTGCATGCCAGATGAACCCGGCGCTTCTTGACATAACTGCTATAGACATCCAGGCAGGAGATTATCTGCTGCGCGCCACAGGCTCAGTAATCAAATTTCCAGGTTTTATGAAACTGTATGAGGAAGGGCTGGACGATGCGGCTCAGGCCCAGGAAGGAGAAGAAGGTGATTTGCTGCCGTCTGTAGCCGAAGGAGAACGGCTGAATCTCCTCCTTATAGAACCAAAACAGCACTTTACCCAGCCGCCTGCACGCTACACAGAGGCCTCCCTGATTAAAATCCTTGAAGAGAAGGGGATCGGCAGGCCAAGCACATATGCGGCCATCCTCTCAACAATTCAGGACCGTAAATATGTAGAGAAGAAAGAAGGGAGATTCCACCCTACTGATCTTGGCGTCCTTGTCAATGACATGCTTGTAGAGCATTTTCCTGAACTGATAGACGTTATGTTCACGGCAAAGATGGAAGACGAACTCGATGAGATAGAAGAAGGACATTATGAGTGGCGGCAGGCTGTAGGTGACTTCTACCGTCCCTTTGACCAGCACCTTGAAAAGGCGCGAAAAGAGATGCGCAATGTCAAGGTAGAAGAGACCCCGACTGACATCAAGTGCGAGAAGTGTGGCAATGTAATGGTCATAAAGTGGGGCAAACTGGGACACTTCCTCGCCTGTTCCGGCTACCCTGAATGTAAAAACACCATGAACTTCAAAAAAGGTGATGATGGCACAATAGAGGCCATGAAGGAAGAGACAACAGGTGAAAACTGCCCTCAGTGCGGATCCCCAATGGTAATTAAGAGCGGGCGATTCGGGAGATTCTTTGCATGCTCAAATTATCCTGAATGCAAGACTACCAGGCCCATAACTACCGGTATAGCATGCCCCCAGGAGGGATGCGGCGGCGAGTTGACAGAAAAACGGAGCAAACGCGGAAAGGTCTTCTACTCATGCACAAAATACCCTTCCTGCAAATTCGCCATGTGGGACAAGCCGGTGCCGAGGCAATGCCCTCAGTGCGGCGCACCATTTCTGGCTGAGAAGTTTTCCCGTGGAAGCAGCAAAATATACTGTATAAAAAAAGAGTGCGGATACAAGGAAGAATGA